Proteins encoded in a region of the Carassius auratus strain Wakin chromosome 21, ASM336829v1, whole genome shotgun sequence genome:
- the spag16 gene encoding sperm-associated antigen 16 protein has product MAARYEVAEESDDGPYYLEKVLIPEDSEDDYKYDEVTVDDELSIPEGEEDLETAVKAVQDQTDATERTAQPQRVSSAKHSVPKIPEVVEDFVRNYLVKMGMKRTLDCFQIEWFEMIHKGLMKTDHMELVPDVYTRNQLLDNELKNVQKERDSYKQAAFEAGETIVKLQRERDFHRMQHKRVVQEKNRLVEDIKKLKKHYGSYEPALRQLNEKYQTAVRQKMLVSLERDRALSQVQNIDSSLHTAHSSPGTRKSANMAAQREKLQKSPEKGAHLPCDNTASNDAIKDPNKSTRHPKDSEFPASTRVNPYLPQIKALSSLNTKSANFSLFKSFKAHTMAVSFLALHPRKMIVASSSDDQLWRLWGIPEGEMIMTGEGHTDWLSSCSFHPSGGYLGTTSGDSTVKIWDFAQGRCVLSLEGHIHTTWACSFHSCGDFVASCSLDNTAKVWDLNSERCRCTLRGHVDSVNSISFLPFSNILLTCSADKTLSLWDARAGLCAQTFYGHKHSCNYATFNATGDTIASCDSFGVLKLWDVRNVSAMVTMDTGPHPSNQVAFNPNGRILAVASNDGTVKIVEVASLHTSSLIAHEDAVQSVIFDHKGEYLLSAGSDGAIHVWS; this is encoded by the coding sequence ATGGCAGCCAGATACGAAGTAGCAGAAGAATCCGATGACGGTCCATATTACTTAGAGAAGGTTTTAATTCCAGAAGACTCTGAGGATGACTATAAATACGACGAAGTGACTGTCGACGACGAACTCAGCATACCTGAGGGGGAAGAGGACTTGGAAACGGCTGTTAAAGCAGTGCAGGATCAAACTGATGCCACCGAACGCACAGCACAGCCTCAGAGGGTCAGTTCGGCCAAACATTCAGTTCCTAAAATACCTGAGGTGGTGGAAGACTTTGTCCGAAATTATCTGGTAAAAATGGGTATGAAAAGAACATTGGACTGCTTCCAAATCGAGTGGTTTGAGATGATACACAAAGGCTTAATGAAAACAGACCACATGGAACTCGTCCCTGATGTCTATACACGCAACCAGCTTCTGGACAACGAGCTGAAAAACGTGCAGAAAGAGCGGGATAGTTATAAACAGGCTGCATTTGAAGCTGGAGAAACCATAGTAAAACTTCAAAGAGAGAGGGACTTTCATAGGATGCAGCACAAGCGCGTTGTTCAAGAGAAGAATAGGCTTGTTGAGGACATTAAAAAGCTGAAGAAACACTATGGATCCTACGAACCTGCTCTTAGGCAGCTAAACGAGAAGTATCAAACAGCCGTGAGGCAGAAGATGCTGGTTAGTCTAGAAAGAGACAGAGCTCTCAGCCAGGTTCAGAACATAGACAGCTCTCTTCATACTGCACATTCTTCCCCAGGAACCCGGAAATCTGCTAACATGGCAGCGCAAAGAGAAAAACTCCAGAAGAGTCCAGAAAAAGGTGCACACCTGCCATGTGACAACACTGCATCAAATGATGCTATAAAAGACCCCAACAAAAGCACAAGGCATCCTAAAGACTCTGAATTCCCAGCAAGCACTCGAGTCAATCCCTACTTGCCACAAATCAAAGCTCTTTCCTCACTCAACACCAAATCAGCCAACTTCTCTCTCTTCAAGTCTTTTAAAGCGCACACGATGGCAGTGAGCTTCCTCGCTCTCCATCCCCGTAAAATGATAGTAGCCTCCTCAAGTGATGACCAGCTTTGGAGATTATGGGGAATACCAGAGGGAGAGATGATCATGACTGGCGAGGGTCACACTGATTGGCTGTCATCATGTAGTTTCCATCCCAGCGGTGGTTACCTGGGGACCACAAGTGGGGACTCCACAGTTAAAATTTGGGACTTTGCTCAAGGTCGATGTGTGCTTAGTTTAGAGGGACACATTCACACCACCTGGGCTTGTTCCTTCCATTCCTGTGGTGATTTTGTGGCCTCTTGTTCATTGGATAACACGGCTAAAGTGTGGGACTTGAATAGCGAGCGTTGCCGGTGCACTCTGCGTGGACATGTTGACTCGGTGAACAGCATTTCTTTCCTGCCTTTCTCAAACATTCTACTTACCTGCTCGGCAGACAAGACCCTCTCTCTTTGGGATGCCCGTGCTGGACTGTGTGCCCAGACTTTCTATGGACACAAGCATTCATGCAACTATGCCACCTTCAATGCCACAGGTGACACTATTGCTTCGTGCGACTCTTTTGGGGTGCTCAAATTATGGGATGTGAGGAATGTCTCAGCAATGGTGACCATGGACACTGGGCCTCATCCCAGCAATCAAGTGGCCTTCAATCCAAATGGAAGAATTCTAGCGGTGGCGAGTAATGATGGCACTGTTAAAATTGTAGAAGTGGCATCTTTACATACGTCAAGTCTCATAGCTCATGAAGATGCTGTTCAGAGTGTCATTTTTGACCATAAAGGGGAATACCTTCTGTCTGCAGGCTCTGATGGTGCAATTCATGTCTGGTCATAA
- the ccdc82 gene encoding coiled-coil domain-containing protein 82 encodes MMKSVGKLFGLRRKCPPPKCRIDKKKARVNPIDRILDDSDEGSYASTTSVSSESEYHNSEEESGTSASSYRARESDGDDSSETDEKCAVSRRKRKRSASAPPPDDSDSSDSSSDAGGEPLRRVLQRKRLRLPEDSEDEALREKKRETELTEAAAKRRERKNKLMELSKRRKAGTTRRRRRTLGSEEEEEEEREEIKEDKVEEPSKADDFADESSVEEKCSPLNSSEEEKLADSSDSLKDFIVEEEEQKKDEDQEEEGEAKEKSFLSQLPREFITGSQLTHFQVVVKALLINVLDQSFLKSLYNGERTKRYAQEMKSSLLHFDERLVLPRLENLKQRSRWKDRYKERVECYPKLRVMVTRVQTKGCEACELHRTGRFTVRLSGQLYHSNTLQEDQFMPDDSQSFFVGSVCASRTEVYHALKHFKYHLFEKCRTALEAQKEEDTVEDDEPVKDTVNKVFTKLQDAGWISEQYEKFQEHLNSADFFQEEKLD; translated from the exons ATGATGAAAAGCGTGGGAAAGCTTTTTGGGTTAAGGCGAAAATGCCCGCCCCCCAAGTGTCGCATTGACAAGAAAAAGGCTCGCGTGAATCCCATTGACCGTATACTGGATGACAGCGACGAGGGCTCGTACGCCAGCACCACGAGCGTCAGTTCAGAAAGTGAATACCATAACTCCGAGGAAGAGTCCGGTACCTCCGCCAGCTCTTACCGAGCACGTGAGAGCGACGGGGATGATAGCAGCGAGACGGACGAGAAATGCGCCGTGTCTCGACGAAAGAGGAAGAGATCCGCCAGCGCGCCTCCGCCAGACGACAGCGATTCCAGCGACTCTTCCAGCGACGCCGGCGGTGAGCCGCTCAGGAGAGTGTTACAGAGAAAACGCCTCAGGCTGCCGGAGGACTCTGAGGACGAGGCTCTGAGGGAGAAGAAAAGAGAGACGGAACTGACAGAAGCTGCTGccaagagaagagagagaaagaataaaCTCATGGAACTgtcaaagagaagaaaagcaggcACCACGCGGCGCAGGCGCAGGACGCTG GGttcagaagaagaggaagaagaggagagagaggagatcAAGGAGGACAAAGTCGAAGAGCCAAGTAAAGCAGATGATTTTGCTGATGAATCTAGTGTAGAAGAGAAGTGCAGTCCTCTAAACAGCAGCGAGGAGGAAAAACTTGCTGATAGTAGTGACAGTCTGAAGGATTTTATTGTGGAGGAAGAGGAACAGAAAAAGGACGAAGATCAGGAGGAAGAAGGGGAGGCCAAAGAAAAGTCCTTTCTCTCTCAACTTCCACGCGAGT TTATCACAGGATCTCAGCTCACCCACTTTCAGGTGGTGGTCAAAGCCTTGCTGATCAATGTACTGGACCAAAGCTTCCTCAAGTcactttaca ATGGCGAGCGAACAAAACGATACGCCCAGGAGATGAAATCTTCATTGCTTCATTTTGATGAGCGACTGGTCCTTCCACGTCTGGAGAACCTGAAGCAGAGGAGCCGCTGGAAAGACCGTTACAAA gaAAGGGTAGAATGTTATCCCAAATTGCGGGTTATGGTGACAAGGGTCCAGACGAAGGGTTGCGAAGCCTGTGAGCTTCACAGGACGGGCCGCTTCACTGTGCGGCTCTCTGGCCAGTTGTACCACAGCAACACCCTGCAGGAGGACCAGTTCATGCCTGATGATTCCCAG AGTTTCTTTGTTggctctgtctgtgccagtcgtACGGAGGTCTACCATGCCCTGAAACACTTCAAATACCATCTGTTTGAGAAGTGTCGCACCGCTTTAGAAGCTCAGAAGGAAGAAGATACAGTAGAGGATGACGAACCAGTTAAGGACACAGTCAACAAAGTGTTTACTAAACTGCAGGATGCAGGATGGATCAGTGAG CAATACGAGAAGTTTCAGGAACATCTCAATTCTGCCGATTTCTTCCAGGAAGAAAAGCTGGACTGA
- the pomp gene encoding proteasome maturation protein, whose protein sequence is MNTRGLRSQLKDSVPVTGLCPQAGPYGVQDSLRRGFSSVKNELLPSHPLELSEKNFQLNQDKMNFNTLRNIQGLHAPLKLQMEYRAARQIQRLPFLPSSNLALDTLRGSDDTIGFEDILNDPIQSEMMGDPHIMTEYKLGIL, encoded by the exons ATG AATACTCGTGGCCTGCGGTCTCAGCTGAAGGACAGTGTTCCTGTGACAGGTCTGTGTCCACAGGCTGGTCCTTATGGGGTTCAGGACTCTCTTCGCAGAGG GTTTTCAAGTGTAAAGAATGAGCTGCTACCGAGTCATCCATTGGAGCTTTCTGAGAAAAAT TTTCAGCTCAACCAGGACAAGATGAATTTCAACACTCTAAGGAACATCCAGGGTCTCCACGCACCCCTCAAACTACAGATGGAGTACAGAGCTGCTAGACAG ATTCAGCGTTTGCCCTTCCTTCCAAGCTCAAATCTGGCCCTGGATACCCTGAGAGGTTCCGATGACACCATTGGCTTCGAGGACATCCTCAATG ATCCAATCCAAAGTGAGATGATGGGCGATCCTCATATCATGACCGAATACAAACTTGGTATCCTGTGA